TCCACGCCCCAGCGCATCCCGGCGACGTTCACGAGCGTGGACAAGGTGGTGCTCTCGCGGGCGTGGACGGCGAAGAAGGCGAGGTCGGACGGGTCGACGATCGAACGCCGCACCCGCAGCAGGTGCTGCCACCCCTTACGGGCCGGCCCGGCATCCGACGGCCACGCCACCTCGGCCAGCGCCCAGTCGTAGTACCGCTCGCCCCTCGACCCGCTTCCGCACGAACGCCGCTCGAACACCAGCGGTACGCTCACGGCCAGGGCATCGACCCGCACCAGCCCGGTCCCCGTCGTGAGGACGGTCTCATCACAGGGCACCGCCATCACATAGCCCTTGCCGCGGCGCTCGAGGGCCGACCGCAGGCCGCGGTCCCGCCCGTAGAGGCTGTCGGCGGCCACCCACGCGAACGGCACTCCCGCGCAGCGGGTGCGCTCCACCAGACGCCGGCCCAGTTCTGCCTTGGTGACCACGGCCTACGCCCGATCGGCCGGCACTCCGGCCTCCCGGCACCGCTCCGCATCCCCGGCCCACGTCTTGCCCAGGTAGAGCGCGAAGTCGATCAACGCCCGCCCGGCCGAGGTGACATACACGGCGAACACCGCGACCTGGCAGTTCTCCACCTGCCCGGTGATCCCCGCGTACTGCCTCGCGACACCCGCCGACTTCGTCCCCTTCTTCAGGAACGCGGTCTCGTCCAGGACCAGCACCGCCCCCGGATCACCGAGGTGTTCCACCACGAAGGCACGCACCCCGTCCCGCAACCCGCTCCAGCTCCACCTCGTCCGCCGCAGCAGGTCCTTCACCCGGTCCGGCGTCACATACCCCGCATGCACGGCGATCTGCCAGGAATTCTCCCGCTCCACCGGCCCCAGCAACGCCTTCACATACGCACACACGCGTTCCCGCGCAGGTCCTTCCGGCCGAACAAACCCCCGAGCGTGCCGAAGAAATCCTCGAACCACTCCGCCCACCGCTCCACATCACGCAACGTCTCCACAGACAGAACAACGACTCCCCCGTTATGTTTTTCGCGGTCCTGCAATGGGGCCGCTGGCCTCCGGGCCCGGTATGACTGTGTCCCCTCTGTCGAAGGCATGACCTGGGGGGTGGTGTCGCCGGGTCCGTGGGGTGCCGTCGGAGACGCTGATGAGAGACCCGGCCACCGTCCGGTCCGGCGCAATGCCGGGCAGTTCGCGGGCGGCAGGTCTGCATAACGTGGATGCGCGAGCACGGTGCCATCGCCGAGGCCGGCACGGTCAACACTTGCGGAAGGGTGCGATGTTAGAGACCGAAGGCATAGGCGTTTTCCTCGGGATGGACGTCGGCAAGACGGCCCATCACGGCCACGGGCTCACCCCGGCCGGGAAGAAGGTCTTCGACAAGCCGATGCCCAACAGCGAACCGAAGCTGCGGGCCGTCTTCGACAAGCTCAAGGCCAAGTTCGGCACCGTCCTGGTGATCGTGGACCAGCCCGCCTCGATCGGTGCCCTGCCGCTGACCGTCGCCCGTGACGCGGGCTGCGAGGTCGCCTACCTGCCCGGACTCGCGATGCGGCGGATCGCCGACCTCTACCCGGGCGAGGCGAAAACCGATTCCAAGGACGCCGCGGTGATCGCGGACGCGGCCCGGACCATGCCGCACATCCTGCGTTCGCTGGAACTGACCGACGAGATCACCGCCGAGCTCACGGTGCTGACCGGCTTGGCTCCTCGAACGCCACGGATCCCCGGCCGCTCTGCGGAAAGCCGGCCGCCGCCGACTCGTTGAACTGATCCGGCCCAAAGCCCCGCGCATGGCACAGCGGCTGATCGACGAGGTCTTCGACGCTCTCGACGAGCAGACCGTCATCGTTCCCGGAACCGGCACCCTCGACATCGTGATCCCGTCCCTGGCCGCTTCACTCGCCGCGGTCCATGACCAGCGCCGAGCCCTGGAAGCGCAGATCGGCAGCCTGCTGGAGGCTCACCCTCTTCACTCGGTCCTGACCTCGATGCCGGGAGTCGGAGTCAGGACCGCCGCCGTCCTGCTGGTCACCGTCGGCGACGGCACCGGCTTTCCAAGTGCCGCCCACCTCGCCTCCTACGCCGGTCTCGCCCCCACGACCAGATCCTCGGGGACCTCGATCCACGGCGAACACGCACCCCGCGGCGGAAACCGCCAACTCAAACGCGCAATGTTCCTCTCCGCCTTCGCCTGCATGAACGCCGACCCCCACCCACGCGCCTACTACGACCGGCAACGAGCCCGCGGCAAAACCCACACACAAGCCCTCCTGAGACTCGCCCGTCAACGCATCAGCGTCCTCTTCGCCATGCTCCGCGACGGCACCTTCTACGAATCCCGCACCCCCACCATCACCCTCGCCGCATAACCATCCCAAACACCCGCATACCAGGCACCACGTCCTTGACGAAAGACATAGAGACACCCCCCCCACCAACAGACACGGAAGCACTCCTGTAGTACTGGGATCGGTCTTGCGGCCCCGAATCCCTTTAAGATGAGCTGGATTGACCAGCATCAGATTCAAATGCGGTTGCAACAGGTAGTAGACCGAACGCCAGTAGTCCGAGGTCGCCTCCATCACCACCTCGACCTGCCGCTCCAGCAGCCAGGCCAGCAAGCGCCGGACTTCAGCAGTCGTAGTACCGAATCGTTCGGTCTCCAAGGACCAGCTGCCAGCCCGTTTCGTGCTCGGCGTCCGTACACATGCGAGCAGGAACCGCCTGCCCAGGCCCACTCCCGCGGACCAGGGCTTCGGCAAAGTGACGGATCGTCCGATTGGTCATGGTCTGCGGCGGGTGGGCCAGTTCGGACGTGAAGCAGGCACGGACTTCCAAGATCATGGAGTTCTCGACGCCCCGTAATCCCGATGGAAAATCTTGAGGCTTATTCACGGGGGTTCGTGGCTCGATTTCCTTGATCTTGAAGAGGCTCCGCTCGGTAGCCTGATGTTTGCGACGACATCAGATCACTACCGGGGCGGGGCGGTTGAGGTGGGACGTTACGACAGGGTTGGACGGGGATCAGCTGGGCGGGCTGGTGGAGCGGGTCCATCGGGCGTTGGTGGAGGATGTGGACCGGACGGTGGTGCCGGGGCGGATGTGGGCACTGGGGCTGTACAAGTCGGTGGTGCTCGTCCTGTTCATGTTGCGGCAGAACACCGTCCAGGAGGCGGCCGCGGAGTTGTTCGGGGTCTCCCAGGCCACTGTCTCCAGGCGGTGGACGGCGCTGCTGCCGGTGGTGGAGAAGGTCCTGGCCGAACACGTCCCGGATCCGGCGGAGGTGTCGGCCGGCCGGGTCGTCCTGATCGACGGCACCCTGGTGACCACCTGGCACTGGGCCGGCGAGGGCACTTCGATGTTCTCCGGCAAGCACCGTGACACCGGCTTCAACCTTCAGGTCGCGGCCACGCTTGCCGGGGACCTTCTCGCGGTCTCGGCGCCCGTGCCGGGTTCACGGCACGACATGTACGCATGGCGGCAGTCCCACTTCCCCGACGCGTTCGCCGACCGGGAGGACATCGGCGACCTGGGCTACGTCGGCTCCGGCATGCTCACCGCGCGGCGGAAGCCACCCGGCCGGGAACGGCCCACCGGCGACAAGGTGCTCAACCAGAGCATCGGCACGCTCCGCACAGCCGTCGAGCGGGCGATCGCGCACCTGAAGGACTGGAAGATCCTCGCCACCCGCTACCGCGGCCCCCTCCAAGCCTTCCCCCTCATCACCAGGACCATCACCGCCCTCACCTTCTACAAGAAAGGCTGGTAGAACCCCGTGAATAGGGCTCCGGTGGTTCCCGTGTTCACTGTGATTCGCTCGTCGAAGTAGGAGCCCGACTATATCCCTGCGGCATCGCCACGAGTACGCCGTAGTCCTCCCTCATGGCCTCCCGGACGGCTTCGAAATACCGGCCAAGGAGTTCCCCGCCGCCCTCGGGCGGCGAGTGCGCACCGCTTCCGGCCCAGATCCACCAGGTTTCGAGCCGGTGTCATCGTTAAGAGACGTAAAGACGCCGGTTCCTCGCGTACTCCTCCTCGTCCCGCTCGCCGGACCCGCACCATCTGGCAGTACTGGCACGTCCCGGCTTTGTCAGGGCCGCTCCCGCCCTCCCCGGCATCACCCGGATCAGACACCCCATGTCGTTTCAGATCAAGCGGCATGGAGGTATGCGTAGTGCGACCAGGCGGTCGCCTCGTCGTAGAGTGTTCGAGTCTTGAGGCATCCGTGGAGGATTCCGACGAGCCGGTTGCCGAGCTGTCGGAGGGCCCCGTTGTAGCCGACATCACGGGCGCGCTGTTTGTCGTAGTAGGCCCGGCCGCCGGGAGATCTGTTCAGTGCGGAGAACGCCTGGGCCTGCAACGCGTCGGCGAGTCGGTTGTTGCGCACGAAGCGGGCCTGGACCGTGTGGCTCTTGCCCGAGGCCCGGGTGATCGGGCTGGTGCCGGCATAGTTCTTCCGCGCCTTGGCGGACGCATAGCGGGTGGGGTCGTCTCCGAATTCGGCGAGCACCCGGGCACCGCTGACCTCTCCCATGCCGGGCATGGAGAGGTAGATCTCAGCGTCCGGGTGCGCATGGAAATGGGCTTTCACCTGCGCTTCCAGGGTGGCTATCTCCTCGTTCAGGCTGATCAACAGCCGGGCGTGAGCCGTCACAGTGGCCGAGTAGGCGGCGGTCACCGGCTCAGCCAGCCCAAGGTGCTGCGTACGCAGCGCCGTCTGGATGTCGGCTGCCTTCGCCGTCCGGTTGCGCCGGCGGGCGCGGGCCAGAGCAGCTGTGATCTGGGAGCGAGTCAGCTTCGCTGCGGCTTGCGGCGTGGGCGCCTTGACGAGCAGTTCCAGTGCGTCCGCGCCGAGCAGAGTGAGGTCGGCGTAGGCATTCAGGGCGGCAGGGAAGTACTCGCGCAGTGCGTTACGCAACCGCTGGAAGATGCGAGTGCGTTCCCAGATGAGAGTCTGGTGGGCGCGGGCAACGACCTTGATGGCCTGGGCCTGCTCGCTGTCTCCGGCGATGGGCCGCAGCTGGTCACGGTCGATGCGGACCATGTCCGCCAAGGCGTGTGCGTCGCCCTTGTCGCTCTTGGCGCCCGATGTGCCGTACCGCTCCTTGAAACGGGCGACCTGTCGGGGGTTGATCGCGTAGACCTGGTAGCCGGCGGCTATCAGGGCCTGGACCCATGGCCCGCGGTCGGTCTCGATCCCGACGATGACGGAGCTGGATTCGAGATCCTCACCGCCGTGCTTCGCGACGAGCTCGTGGAGCTTGGCGACGCCGTCCACGCCCTCGGGGAGCTTGGCGACAACCAGCTTCCGGCCCGTCTCGTCCTGGACCTCGACGTCATGGTGATCCTCAGCCCAGTCATCGCCGATCAGCAGCAACGCGCTCTCCCTTGTCAGCACTTCGCCTGTGTGGTGCAGCCTGCGGAAGACACGGCGCGCGGCCTAATGGATCCAGTGCTCACGCCGAACTCGGCGGGCACGCCACCCCATCAGCGGTCTGGCCTTCCGGCCGACCAGCAGGGGCACGGTCTGATCCCAGAAATCGAACGCTTCCGGCAACCTGAGTGCTCACCTGCTGGCGGCTACAGCACCGAGTCTTACCGACCCGGCGGCTCCCATTAGGCTGCCCTCAGCTCCACCTCGCTGCTACGACAGGTCAGCGGTGAACGTCTCTCACCTCCACACGAAACACAGCGCCTCACGGCGCAATTCGAAGACGATCCAGGCCCCGAGCGCCGCCGCGGTGGTTCCAGGTGCGGCCACACGTCCTTCACCCCGCCGCCACCGCCGCCTCGTCGCGCTCGACCGCGCGACGGGCCGGAACCTGATCGCTCCAGCCACCACGCCGCAGCATCTGGGAGATGCCCGACAACGTCATGGACTCGTGGAACCGGCGGCCGATCAGCGTCTTGATCCGAGCGAGCTTCCACCGCTGGTCTGGCCAGCCGTGAGCGACCGGGCCCTTGGCCAACTCCGCCTCAAGCAGCGCGAACAGTCGGTCATCAGCTTCGGACGGGACATCGGACCGCGGGAACGGACCGCGTCCTGGCCGGCCTCCCTCCAGGACCGCCTCCACCGCTGAACCGAACGAGCGCTGACCCGTAACTCCTTCGCGATCTCCGTACTGCCGCGTCCGTCAGCGAACATGGCGACCGCTTCCATCCGGACCCGCTCGCGGAAAGCTTGTCTCTCCGCGGTCAGACCCCCACCCTGCGGATACCTCATACCTCCGGCATACCGCGACGATCACCAACCGTCAGCCCCCACGACAAGACGACTTCAAGGTCAGTACTCAGGTTGAACTCGTAGTGTCGGCGTGGCTGCTGACGGGTTGTGATGCCTGCGGTATGTCATGGGGATGAGGTATGCGCAGGCGGGCGGGTGTACGCCCGAGGAGCAGGCGGCGCGTGAGCGGTTGAGGCTGGAGGCGGCCGAGTGGTTCGCACGTGGGGAGACCACGGTCAAGATCGCCCGGGAGCTGAGGGTGTCCGATCGCTCGGTGTTGCGGTGGCGGCGGGTGTGGGAGTCGGGCGGGGTGGAGGCCCTGCGCTCCAGGGGGCCGGTGTCGGTGGAGAGGCTGTCCGCGGGGCAGTGGGCCAGGCTGGAGGCGGAGCTGGCGCGGGGTCCGCTGGTGCATGGTTTCGAGGACGACCAGCGGTGGACGCTGAAGCGGATCAAGCTGCTGATCGGCCGGATGTTCCATGTCGGCTATACGGTGCAGGGGGTGGAAGCTGCTGCGCCGGCACGGCTGGAGCTGCCAGGTCCCGGTGCGTCGGGCCGTCGAGCGGGACGAGGCCTCCATCGAGGTGTGGAAAGAGCAGGTGTGGCCGGAGGTAAAAGAGCGGCGGCGGACCTGGGTGCCCACATCTGCTTCGAAGACGAGGCAGGACAGGCCCTGAGCCCGCCGCGGGGACGCACCTGGGCACCACGCGGCCGACGCCCCACGGTGCGGGTGCGGGGCCGGGGCCGCGGACGCGTGAACATCGCCGGCGTCAGCTGCTACCGGCCCGGCCACCGCACCCACTTCTTCTACAAGCTGCACGTCTACCACGGCCGTAAGAATGAGCCCAAGAGCTTCTCCTGGCAGGACTACCGCGACCTCATCACGGCCACCCACCAGCAGCTCGGCACCCCGATCGTGTGGTGCTGGGACAACCTGTCCGTCCACCTGCGCCAGGAGCTGGCGGACTACGCCGAAGAGAACAAGGACTGGCTGCGGATCTACCAGCTCCCCAGCTATGCGCCCGACCTCAACCCCACCGAAGGCGTCTGGTCCCTGCTCAAACGGTCGATCACCAACTTCGTCGCCGCCGACCTCGCCGGTCTCAACCGCATCATCAAGCGCAAGCTCAAGAAGATCCAGTACCGGCCCGAGCTGATCGACGGCTGCCTCGCCCAGACCGGGCTGACCATGGAGCCCACCATGATCACCCAAACCGACACTACGAGTTCAACCTGAGTAGCTATCGGATCGGAGTTCACAATTGCGCAAGATTGCACCACCCGCACATCCACATGCTGCACAGGCTCTTTCCACTAGCAGCTGTGCCAGGTTTACTTGGACGCGGCCCACTCTGGCCAAGCGGGGTACTAGCTTGCTTCTCCGGCTGTCCCTCGGGGATAGCCTCCCCATCATGGTTACCATCGGTGATAATCGGAAGACCCGGCGTCCGTTTGGCCGCCCGAGTGCCAGCTGCCCTAATAAGGCACCCGTGCCGCGTGTGGCGTGACGATTCAGGAGGGGATCGCGTGAGCCGGAAGCCGAATGCCCGATTGCAACTTCTGCTTCAGAGGGCGACTGGAGGGGGAAATTAGCGGCATCGATACGCTTGATACCAGCCGATCATGGACAGCACATTGCGTGTAGCGCCTCCAATGCTTTCAGGAGGCTCGCCCGCGCCCGTCCTCGTCCGGCCTGTGTCGACATTCCTCATCGAGCGTCCATCAAGGGAGAACGCGACGAACCGTCACGGCTTTCGAAGCTGAGTTGTCCCCGGTCGAGACGACATCATGGGTGGCTCTTCCGTGGGAGGATGAATCGGGTACGGGCTTTCGGTCCTTACCGGGCTGAGTCGGATCCCGTTCGGCCCGTGAATGCTCCCAGCGTGTACAGCATCACCGCACTCGCCGTCCCAGGCCCCCGGCATCCGCAACCGTATATGTGCGCAAGTCTCCGACGCTGGCCGGTATATTTTCGACGCGACAGCAGACCGACCAGATACACGCCTGACCAAGTTTCGCAGACTTGACGAGAATTTACGGTGGCGAAAACGCGCGCTGCGCACTGATCGTCGGGTCATCATGGTCCATCCTTTTCGACCCCACACTCGTCACGATGTCGCCGATCTCGTCCAGCAGGCACAACTCCCCTGAGCGGCGAAGGACGCCCAGGTAACCCGCCGCCGAGGGAACGACTGCACGAACTAACCGCCCACCGTGAAGCCGAATGCCGAGCCATAGTGGTGGGTGCGGATGCACGAGAGAGTAAACAGACGGATCCTGCATGAGCGAAACATGCCATCCCGAACAGTCGCCACCTGCGCAGGGACACAGCCCCTGCACGCAGATTCATCCGAACGGGAGAACAGATTCGGAATGTTCGCGCACTGAGCCCTTTCAACTCGCCTAACAAAAGGGTGACAGGCATCCTGCATCGCTACAGATCGTAGGCGTACATGCTGCTGATCCGAAGCCCCAGCTGAAAACGCTCACTTTTTTGGACAGGCTCAGCGCTCCGCAGGGACTTACACAGTACTGGCCTTGCTCTCTCCTGCCTGTTCGTCGGTGGAGATACGGCTGAACGTTGTCGATCTGGCAGACGACAGTAAGAACTGCTATCGGAATGACTTCAGGCGCCGCCAGCAGATGAGCGAGCAAGCGAGGCTGAGGAACGCCTCGTGGATATCGTCCCGTACTTTCCCGCGGATCCGCAGCCTGCGGAACCAGTGGAGGTCGGAGAAGGTCCGCTCGACGACCCGCAGTCGGTGCCGAGGCCGGATCCGTGGGACGCCGCGTCGGGCGATGACGGGTTCTACGCCCAGGGCCCAGGCCAGACGCCGGTACTTGTCGTGGTCGTAGCCGCGATCCCAGAGCACCGTGTCCGGGCGTCGGCGCGGCCGACCCCCGTTGCCACGGACCGGTGGGACGGCCTGGAGCAGGGGTGAACTGGGTGACGTCGTTGCGGTTCCCGCCGGTCAAGGTCGCGGCAAACGAAGTTCCGGTGGCATCGGTGATCAGGTGGTGCTTGCTGCCGTTCCTACCCCGGTCAACGGGGCTTCGCCCTGTCTTGGAGCCCCCTTTAACGCGCGTATGTGAGAGCCGTCGACCACGGCCCGCGAGAGGTCCAGGGCGCCGGCACCGCGGAGCCGGGCCAGAAGGGTTTCGTGCAGCGGGGCCAGACGCTGGCCTCGGTCCACTCCGCCAGGCGTCGCCAGCAAGTCATGCCCGAGCCGAAACCGAGCTCCTACGGGAGGTGTTCCTACGCGATCCCGGTGTGCAGGACGAACAGGATCCCCTGGAACACCAGCCGGTCCAGATGCCGTTTCAGCCCCGGATGACGAACCCGCCGCTCGACCTTCGGCAGGAGCGGCTCGATCACCGCCCAGAACTCATCGTTCACTTCCCACGGCTTTCGCCGACCCGCTCCGCACCCCCAGATCAAGGTTCCCAGAGCCAGCTAACCAGCCCAAAGATCATTTCGTTAGGGGTTGTAAGGGGGGTCACGACGCAGGCCGGACGGTGTGGGATTCCGGGCGGGTTGACGAACACGTCCCACCACCCTCCGCCTCGGTCCTGAGAAGGGTTCCGGCATGATCACACCGAAAGCACCGAACACGCGGTTGCGACAGATTCTGGAGGAATCCGCTTGGAGCGCCAACGACTTGGCGTGTGCCTTGCGTGTCACTGCGGCCGAGATCGGCGTCCAATTGGGCTACGATCGGACTACAGTCGCGCACTGGCTCACCGGGACCACGCCGCGTCCGCCGGTGCCCGAACTGCTCGCCGAGACCTTTACTCGGCGACTACGTCGGCCGGTGGGCGTCAGCGAACTCGGCTTCTGCGGCCCAACTGTCGTCGGCCTTGCCCGTCCGGGGCCGCCGCCATGGGTCAGCCATCCGGACCCGCAGGAAGCTGTTGCCGTCCTCCAGTCCCTTCTCGAAAGTGGCCTCGGCGCGGTTCGAAGCCCGAGCCGCGTGCCGTATCGGGTGCCCGGCATTCCTGCGGCGACTGTACCGACGCAGCGCCGGCTCCCGTCCGCATTGGCGTCCAGGGCCCGCAGGGTCGGGCAGGTCCAGGTCCATGCCCTGGCCGACCTCGTCACCGCGGCCGCGCGCCAGTACGACTGCTACGCAGGACCGCCGACCCGCTCCCTGCTCGCCTCCTACCTCGATCAGCAAGTGCTTCAATGGCTTCGCGCCCCCTCCAGTGACCGCGTGCACCGGGATCTGCTCGGACACGCCGCGTCCCTGATGCGGATAATGGCCCGTACCCACATCGACGACCGCGATCACGGACGAGCCGCCCAGTGCCTGCACCTATCGGCCCGCCTCGCCGACGAGGCCAGTAGCCCACTGCTACGGGGGCTCGCGGAACGCGACCTCGCCACTCAGGCTACCCGGCTCGGCCATCACCGGACGGGCGCCGCCCTCGCCGAGGCCGCCCTGCGCGACACCCGCATCGCGCCGCCCGGAGTCCGCGCCTACGCTCTGTCCCAACACGCGGTGTCCCTGGCTCACTTGGCGAACGCTTCAAGCGCCCACCAGGCTCTGGCCCGAGCGGAGGCACTAATCGCCGACGCCGACGCCGACGGGTTCGACCGATACCCCCTGCCCGCCCTCCGCTACCAGCAGGCCCAGACTCACATCGCCCTCGGCGACCGCGCAAAGGCCCTATCGCTCCTGCAGGCCTCCCTCCGGCTGCGCCCTCCTCACGAATACCGCACTTCGCTGATCACTCGGCTGGAAATCGTGACCCTGGAACTGGAAGCCGGCCACTACCAGCTGGCCCGCTCTCTGTACAAGGAAACGCTCGCCTCACACCTGAGCCTGACCTCCTGCACCATTGACGCCACGCTCGCGAGCCTGCACAGGCGCCTCCACCTCGCGCACTACTGATTGCCAATGAGGTTGTCAAGGGACTGACACGAAAATGACCCCCATGGTTGGGTGCTTCAGGCCGCGGTCGGCTCGAAGCGGACGGTCAGTCCGAGGCTGTTGGCTTCCTTGATCATCCGCCGCATGGCGCGTTCGGGATCGCGGCGGGTGAAGTGGTCGGCGCCGAGTTCTTGGTAGGGGCCGTGGTCGTGCAGAACGTGCCAGATGGCGATGGCGAGTTTGTGCATCACGGCGACCAGGGCCGGCTTGCCTCCTCGTCTGGCAGCGATCCGCCGGAAGAAGACACCGAGGTAGAAGTCCTTCTTCCTGATCGCGACCATCGCGGCGATCCCGAGCAGGCGTTTGAGATTCTTGTTCCCCGGACGGGTGCGGCCGGATCGGTTCACCCCGGCCGACTCGTTCTGCCCGGGGCAGACCCCGATCCAGGACGCGAGACGGTGGGCTGAGGCAAACTGGGCCATGTCTCCCCCAGTCTCGGCGATGACGATCTCCGCGGCCAGACGGCCGATGCCAGGGATCGTGGCCAGATCGGCGAGGTCCCGCTCCCGATCCGCCAGCAGAGTCGAGATCGGGGCATCGAAGGCCGTGATGACGCTCTTCCAGCGGTCGATCTCGTCCAGGTAGTGCCGGACCATGAACGCATGATGACCGGTGAACTGCCCGTCCAGGGCTTCGATGAGTTCGGGGATCTTGTTTCGGGCCCGGCCGATCGCGAGGTCGGCAAGCCGGGCCGGATCCCGTTCCCCGCTGATCAGAGCCTCCAGAATGGCCCGGCCTGTTGCGCCGGCCACGTCGCTGAGGACGGAGGAGAGTTTCATCCCCGTGTCCTCGAGCTCCTTCTCGAGCCGCTGGGCTTCCCAACCCGCCGCCCGCGCCAGCTCGGTCCGCCGGCGTGTCAGGTCCCGTAGCTCGCGAATGTCGCGCTCCGGCACGAACGAGGCCATCACCATCCCCGACGCCCCGGCCCGGGCAAGGAAAGCCGCGTCACTGGGATCGGTCTTGCGGCCCCGAATCCCTTTGAGATGAGCTGGATTGACCAGCATCAGATTCAAATGCGGTTGCAACAGGTAGTAGACCGGACGCCAGTAGTCCGAGGTCGCCTCCATCACCACCTCGACCTGCCGCTCCAGCAGCCAGGCCAGCAAGCGCCGGACTTCAGCAGTCGTAGTACCGAATCGTTCGGTCTCCAAGGACCAGCTGCCAGCCCGTTTCGTGCTCGGCGTCCGTACACATGCGAGCAGGGAACCGCCTGCCCAGGTCCACTCCCGCGGACCTCAGATGAAATTACCTCGTCCTTCGTATCCTGGAGCCGGGCCATCCTGTTCTCCCTCCCGC
Above is a genomic segment from Streptomyces sp. NBC_01426 containing:
- a CDS encoding tetratricopeptide repeat protein translates to MITPKAPNTRLRQILEESAWSANDLACALRVTAAEIGVQLGYDRTTVAHWLTGTTPRPPVPELLAETFTRRLRRPVGVSELGFCGPTVVGLARPGPPPWVSHPDPQEAVAVLQSLLESGLGAVRSPSRVPYRVPGIPAATVPTQRRLPSALASRARRVGQVQVHALADLVTAAARQYDCYAGPPTRSLLASYLDQQVLQWLRAPSSDRVHRDLLGHAASLMRIMARTHIDDRDHGRAAQCLHLSARLADEASSPLLRGLAERDLATQATRLGHHRTGAALAEAALRDTRIAPPGVRAYALSQHAVSLAHLANASSAHQALARAEALIADADADGFDRYPLPALRYQQAQTHIALGDRAKALSLLQASLRLRPPHEYRTSLITRLEIVTLELEAGHYQLARSLYKETLASHLSLTSCTIDATLASLHRRLHLAHY
- a CDS encoding IS110 family transposase yields the protein MLAWLLERQVEVVMEATSDYWRPVYYLLQPHLNLMLVNPAHLKGIRGRKTDPSDAAFLARAGASGMVMASFVPERDIRELRDLTRRRTELARAAGWEAQRLEKELEDTGMKLSSVLSDVAGATGRAILEALISGERDPARLADLAIGRARNKIPELIEALDGQFTGHHAFMVRHYLDEIDRWKSVITAFDAPISTLLADRERDLADLATIPGIGRLAAEIVIAETGGDMAQFASAHRLASWIGVCPGQNESAGVNRSGRTRPGNKNLKRLLGIAAMVAIRKKDFYLGVFFRRIAARRGGKPALVAVMHKLAIAIWHVLHDHGPYQELGADHFTRRDPERAMRRMIKEANSLGLTVRFEPTAA
- a CDS encoding IS630 family transposase; its protein translation is MRYAQAGGCTPEEQAARERLRLEAAEWFARGETTVKIARELRVSDRSVLRWRRVWESGGVEALRSRGPVSVERLSAGQWARLEAELARGPLVHGFEDDQRWTLKRIKLLIGRMFHVGYTVQGVEAAAPARLELPGPGASGRRAGRGLHRGVERAGVAGGKRAAADLGAHICFEDEAGQALSPPRGRTWAPRGRRPTVRVRGRGRGRVNIAGVSCYRPGHRTHFFYKLHVYHGRKNEPKSFSWQDYRDLITATHQQLGTPIVWCWDNLSVHLRQELADYAEENKDWLRIYQLPSYAPDLNPTEGVWSLLKRSITNFVAADLAGLNRIIKRKLKKIQYRPELIDGCLAQTGLTMEPTMITQTDTTSST
- a CDS encoding transposase family protein; its protein translation is MDGDQLGGLVERVHRALVEDVDRTVVPGRMWALGLYKSVVLVLFMLRQNTVQEAAAELFGVSQATVSRRWTALLPVVEKVLAEHVPDPAEVSAGRVVLIDGTLVTTWHWAGEGTSMFSGKHRDTGFNLQVAATLAGDLLAVSAPVPGSRHDMYAWRQSHFPDAFADREDIGDLGYVGSGMLTARRKPPGRERPTGDKVLNQSIGTLRTAVERAIAHLKDWKILATRYRGPLQAFPLITRTITALTFYKKGW
- a CDS encoding IS110 family transposase translates to MLLIGDDWAEDHHDVEVQDETGRKLVVAKLPEGVDGVAKLHELVAKHGGEDLESSSVIVGIETDRGPWVQALIAAGYQVYAINPRQVARFKERYGTSGAKSDKGDAHALADMVRIDRDQLRPIAGDSEQAQAIKVVARAHQTLIWERTRIFQRLRNALREYFPAALNAYADLTLLGADALELLVKAPTPQAAAKLTRSQITAALARARRRNRTAKAADIQTALRTQHLGLAEPVTAAYSATVTAHARLLISLNEEIATLEAQVKAHFHAHPDAEIYLSMPGMGEVSGARVLAEFGDDPTRYASAKARKNYAGTSPITRASGKSHTVQARFVRNNRLADALQAQAFSALNRSPGGRAYYDKQRARDVGYNGALRQLGNRLVGILHGCLKTRTLYDEATAWSHYAYLHAA